Part of the uncultured Desulfobacter sp. genome, CTGCGCTGAATACAACCGACGTGGAATTGCAGATAACCGGGAATGACAGGGTTTACAAAACGGATTTCTATAACCAGGAAATGAGCCTGGCTGTGGGGAAGCTCAATTACAGAACCTGGTTGACGACGGCGTACCTGACATCGGATGAAAGTAGCGCCTACTTCCCTCAAGCCGGAACTGATGTCAACGGTAACGGCATTACTGATGACAGTGAAATCGTCAACAATGGCAAGGTTGTAGGCAGTTACAGGGTTCGAAACAATGAGTCAAGCGGTACCGACATCAGCGGTTGGGAAGACTTAGCCGACTTCGGCAGTGCTGCCGACCATCCGGCCAACCAGATCCCTGCTCTGGATCACCGCGGTAAACCCATTCCGGGAAGCGGCTACGACCCCAAAAATTTTGAAATCCGCCGATTTACCATTACCGCCTATTCTGTTGAAGATGACCGCAAGGTGATTTTGCAGGAAGGCGTTTATAAGGTGTTTAACAAGTATGATTAGTTTGTGCACCGTAAGTGCCATGGGTTAACCTCTGAAGTTATCAGGTGCTAACCGAATTGTTCCATAAATAGATCGACCAATAACACATCCTCTAGGGGGGCAGGCCGGTCAGGAGGAAAAATATGAAACCCAAATTGTTATATCTATTGTGTATAATTGCATGGGCATCGTGCGCCTTTGCCGAGGATGTCGATATTTACGGTGTCTCGGAGATTGACCTTAAACCCAATGTGCTCATTATTCTGGACAACTCAGGAAGTATGGCAACAGAAGATGTGGCCAGTAACCAGAGTGATGATTATGATCCCAGCACCAGCTATTCCGGCTCGTACGGCACCTCTAAGGTTTATTATAAGAGTAAAGGTTCATGGAAATACTTTTTTGACAACATTAACTCAAGTGATTGGACGTGTGCCACAGCCCAAACCGTCCTTCTTAGCAAAGGATACTGGACAGGCCAACTACAGTATAAAAAAAAGAAAAGCAACAAAGTAACTTGCTCCAACAAAGGTTCTCTCAGAGATTACGCCCTGGGCAACTTTCTTAATTTTTCAGGGGGAGGTGCAGACCGCTCGCGCATGGAAGTGGCTAAAGAAGTTGTTGCCGATTTGATTTATGACAACTACGACAATGTCTCCTTCGGGCTCATGGCGTTTAATGAAGCGGGGAATAATGTCTGGAACGGATACAGTGATTATTATGGCAACGGCGGATACATTGTAGCCGAATGCGGATCTTCCCGGAGCACCCTGATCGGAAATTATAACCCGGATACGGATGCTATGGCAGATTCCGCTCAGTCCGAGTATGGCGCCGTCGGCCTGTTGGAGTCAAAGACGAATACCCCCCTTGCGGAAACCCTGGGTGAAGCCGGGCTCTATTTTGCCGGCAAACAGAGTTGGTTCAATTCCGCAAAAGATGGTTATCCATTGGGCCACTACAGCTCTTCTTGTACAGATAGCAATTTACTCTGCCAGGATTATAATGATGCCAGTCCCATTGAGTATCGCTGCCAGAAAAATTATATCGTTCTGGTCACCGATGGTGCCCCTACCCAGGACGACGACAAGTTTCCTAATTTTAACTACATCCTCAATGAAAAGCTGACAGAAAGCGCTACCGACGGGAACAGCAGTTATTTGGATGATATTGCGGATTTTCTTAACCATAACGATGTCCGGTCGGATCTTGGAGATACGGGCGACTTTGAGGATCAAACCGTTACCACCTATACCATTGGTTTTACAACGGAGCTGGATCTGCTTGAAACAACAGCGGAGCGCGGCGGTGGTGAATACTATCAGGCGACTAATGCGGCAGAACTTGGCGTGGCCTTGACCAGCATTATCAAGGCTATTTCGGAACAGAATGAAGTTTTTACC contains:
- a CDS encoding PilX N-terminal domain-containing pilus assembly protein — encoded protein: MTPRNHVNNQQGFALISVLLFLVLLTVIGLAALNTTDVELQITGNDRVYKTDFYNQEMSLAVGKLNYRTWLTTAYLTSDESSAYFPQAGTDVNGNGITDDSEIVNNGKVVGSYRVRNNESSGTDISGWEDLADFGSAADHPANQIPALDHRGKPIPGSGYDPKNFEIRRFTITAYSVEDDRKVILQEGVYKVFNKYD